A single genomic interval of Lacrimispora sphenoides JCM 1415 harbors:
- a CDS encoding S8 family peptidase, with translation MEKVLDNNYYDLMINNVSIPMYDTGNNITTLNFRHSLAHVLKTNSDPCNLGVYPYHSFPTLYVPTSTISIEKSGIGTVQRNPFLGLFGQGIIVGVIDTGIDYQHQAFLYNDGTTRILSIWDQSIQNGPIPEGFTFGTEYRKEIINLALKSDNPLSIVPSVDTNGHGTSIASVIAGKPNAEGTFSGIVPESELVVVKLKDAKQNLKEIFFVPNDTVCFQESDIILGIRYLISFAQSVSRPVVICIALGSSSGGHDGSGALSNYLNYLGRLPGIGLSVSAGNEGNNRRHYFNNTKEPPFYNDFELRVGERDKMFSMEIWPYALGRFAVDISTPNRESTQLIYPTIGSCRMFNFIFTPSVLWVNNFIFEEETGDQLILLRFRDALPGVWSIRIQSIDNEPISFHSWLPSGDLLSNETFFLNPNPDTTITSPGNGLHQLTVTAYNQFNDSILLESSRGYTRSGQVKPDIAAPGYELPCALPRNQYGSITGTGAAAAHTAGAIAMILEWGISRGNYTSMTGYDINRLIIRGARREGANVFPNNIWGYGQLDVNNLFRRLTNV, from the coding sequence TTGGAAAAAGTTCTGGACAATAACTACTATGACCTTATGATTAACAATGTTTCAATCCCCATGTATGATACCGGGAACAACATTACTACGCTGAATTTCAGGCACTCTTTAGCTCATGTTCTTAAGACAAACTCAGATCCCTGCAACCTGGGTGTTTATCCTTATCACAGCTTTCCGACTCTCTATGTGCCGACTTCCACTATCAGCATTGAAAAATCAGGAATCGGCACGGTTCAGAGAAATCCTTTTTTAGGCCTGTTTGGGCAGGGAATCATCGTTGGAGTTATAGATACCGGGATTGATTACCAGCATCAGGCCTTTCTTTATAATGATGGCACCACCAGAATCCTTTCCATCTGGGACCAATCCATACAGAACGGTCCTATTCCTGAGGGTTTCACATTTGGTACTGAATATAGAAAGGAAATCATCAATCTGGCCCTGAAATCAGATAACCCCTTATCCATTGTACCTTCCGTCGACACCAACGGCCATGGCACATCAATTGCCAGCGTAATCGCCGGCAAACCAAATGCCGAAGGTACCTTTTCCGGCATTGTTCCAGAATCCGAACTTGTGGTTGTAAAGCTGAAAGACGCAAAACAAAATCTAAAGGAAATCTTTTTTGTACCGAATGACACCGTGTGCTTCCAGGAATCCGATATCATACTTGGAATACGCTACTTGATTTCCTTTGCGCAAAGTGTAAGCCGTCCTGTGGTTATATGCATCGCCCTTGGCAGCAGCAGCGGCGGGCATGACGGCAGCGGCGCGCTCAGTAATTACCTAAACTACCTGGGAAGACTTCCCGGTATCGGCCTTTCTGTTTCAGCAGGGAATGAAGGAAACAACCGCAGGCATTACTTTAACAACACAAAAGAGCCGCCCTTTTACAATGACTTTGAATTACGCGTAGGAGAAAGGGATAAAATGTTTTCCATGGAAATATGGCCTTACGCTCTTGGACGGTTCGCCGTTGATATTTCCACGCCAAACCGGGAATCCACTCAGCTGATTTATCCCACCATTGGATCCTGCAGAATGTTTAACTTCATTTTTACCCCAAGTGTGCTCTGGGTGAATAATTTTATATTTGAAGAGGAAACCGGGGATCAGCTCATATTACTGCGTTTTAGGGATGCCCTTCCCGGAGTCTGGAGCATCCGGATTCAAAGCATTGATAATGAGCCCATATCCTTTCACTCCTGGCTGCCTTCCGGAGATCTTCTTTCAAATGAAACCTTTTTTCTTAACCCGAATCCGGATACCACTATAACGTCTCCCGGCAATGGCCTCCATCAGCTGACGGTTACTGCCTATAACCAGTTTAATGACAGCATACTCTTAGAATCAAGCAGAGGCTATACAAGAAGCGGGCAGGTCAAACCAGATATCGCCGCCCCTGGCTACGAGCTTCCCTGTGCCCTCCCCAGGAATCAGTATGGATCCATTACCGGAACAGGGGCTGCAGCCGCACATACGGCCGGCGCTATTGCCATGATCCTGGAATGGGGCATTTCCAGGGGAAATTATACTTCCATGACCGGATACGATATCAACCGGCTGATTATAAGAGGGGCCCGGCGGGAAGGGGCTAATGTTTTTCCAAACAACATATGGGGATATGGCCAGTTGGATGTAAACAATTTGTTTCGCAGGCTTACCAATGTATAA
- a CDS encoding helix-turn-helix domain-containing protein has translation MEVNFDNMIPDLHYYIHRKCTASWKIDPDYISFIDITYVIAGKARYFIDGTEFIVRKGDLICIPKGTHRAAVSVPEDLMECYSTNLFLTDQKGNDITLPIDLISHIGNVPQLISCFHEIHEEWLKREFGYKLKVRASMCLILYHILDLLFNENRISSKDIRIINSIRYMSTHFAEDVSIDTMASLFHIHPVYYGNLFKKALGMTFKQYLISLRLNHAENILRSGEANVGDAALQSGFSDIYYFSKLFKEKKGIPPSKLLPTERKKHIEIFK, from the coding sequence ATGGAAGTGAATTTTGATAACATGATTCCCGATCTGCACTACTACATTCACAGAAAATGTACTGCGAGTTGGAAGATCGATCCGGATTACATATCTTTCATCGACATCACATATGTCATAGCGGGAAAAGCCAGATATTTCATAGACGGGACAGAATTTATCGTCCGGAAAGGTGATCTGATCTGCATACCCAAGGGCACCCACAGAGCAGCGGTCAGTGTACCGGAGGATCTGATGGAATGTTACTCCACAAACCTCTTTCTCACAGATCAAAAAGGCAACGATATCACGCTGCCCATTGACCTCATCAGCCATATAGGCAATGTTCCCCAGCTCATATCATGCTTTCATGAGATCCACGAAGAATGGCTAAAGCGTGAGTTCGGCTACAAATTAAAGGTGCGGGCCAGCATGTGTCTGATTCTATACCATATACTGGATCTCCTTTTCAATGAAAACCGGATCAGCAGTAAGGACATCCGCATCATCAACAGCATCCGCTATATGAGCACTCATTTTGCAGAAGATGTAAGTATCGATACCATGGCCAGTCTGTTTCATATTCATCCGGTGTACTACGGAAATCTGTTTAAAAAAGCGCTGGGCATGACATTTAAACAGTACCTGATCTCTCTGCGGCTGAACCATGCGGAAAACATACTGAGGAGCGGTGAGGCTAACGTAGGCGATGCCGCTCTGCAAAGCGGATTTTCCGATATTTATTACTTTTCAAAACTATTTAAAGAAAAAAAGGGAATCCCGCCTTCAAAGCTGCTCCCGACGGAGAGGAAGAAACATATAGAGATATTCAAATAA
- a CDS encoding aldo/keto reductase, with protein MYYKQYGNTDMKVSAIGMGCMRYDSDDVKSGNLEKCAEIALYAHEKGINYFDTAPFYCDDKSEIITGMALSQLPRDSYYISSKTNLGTVGGSYTEADFRRRLETTLSRLKVDYLDFYHLWCVLNLDSFSNQVEILYSFFEKAKSEGLIRNIVFSSHMQGNELETAVASNLFKGMLIGYNALNYRFRQTGIKAAYDNGMGVVVMNPLGGGLIPGNPDTFRYLTEGTDLTVAQAALNFVASHKEITITLAGCTTKEHVDDAVKAVENLTERPAAEIYEEYENKGMISNDLCTGCAYCKHCPKDIDIPKFMDAYNMKLLGNDMYDRLKGHWQISKDSAGDCIKCGKCEKLCTQHLPIINRLAEIAG; from the coding sequence ATGTATTATAAACAGTATGGAAACACCGATATGAAAGTCTCCGCCATCGGCATGGGCTGTATGCGGTATGACTCCGATGATGTCAAATCTGGTAATCTTGAAAAATGCGCGGAAATTGCGCTGTATGCCCATGAAAAAGGCATCAACTACTTTGATACTGCTCCTTTTTACTGTGACGATAAAAGCGAGATCATCACAGGTATGGCCTTATCACAGCTGCCCAGAGACAGCTACTATATTTCTTCAAAGACCAACTTAGGCACCGTAGGCGGCAGCTACACAGAAGCAGATTTCCGAAGGAGACTGGAAACCACATTAAGCCGGTTAAAGGTGGATTATCTTGATTTTTATCATCTGTGGTGCGTATTGAATCTGGATTCTTTTTCCAATCAGGTGGAAATCCTTTATTCTTTCTTTGAGAAAGCCAAATCTGAAGGGCTGATCCGCAATATCGTGTTTTCATCCCATATGCAGGGCAACGAGCTCGAAACTGCCGTAGCTTCCAATTTATTTAAGGGAATGCTCATTGGATACAATGCACTCAACTACCGTTTCCGACAGACCGGCATTAAAGCCGCCTATGACAATGGTATGGGCGTCGTAGTCATGAATCCCTTAGGAGGCGGTCTTATACCGGGAAATCCAGATACATTCCGCTATCTGACAGAAGGAACAGACCTTACCGTGGCACAGGCAGCCTTAAACTTTGTTGCATCCCACAAAGAGATAACAATCACTCTCGCAGGCTGTACCACAAAGGAACATGTCGATGATGCCGTGAAAGCCGTGGAAAACTTAACCGAGCGTCCCGCTGCTGAAATCTATGAAGAATATGAAAACAAGGGCATGATCAGCAACGACCTCTGCACCGGCTGTGCTTACTGTAAGCATTGTCCAAAAGATATCGATATCCCCAAATTCATGGATGCCTACAACATGAAGCTGCTGGGAAATGATATGTATGATCGCCTGAAAGGCCATTGGCAGATATCAAAAGACTCTGCCGGAGACTGTATCAAATGCGGCAAATGCGAGAAGCTGTGCACACAGCATCTGCCCATAATCAATAGACTGGCTGAGATAGCAGGATAA
- a CDS encoding winged helix-turn-helix domain-containing protein, translating into MRVVTRIRIGKDKIFIGKGVKEMLDAIELCKSIKKATEQTGISYPKAIRMIRTLEEELGFPVVISEKGGNDRGGTRLTEKGKEVLETYRRIEKAVEDYAENLIEQEFRF; encoded by the coding sequence ATGCGCGTAGTTACAAGAATAAGAATCGGAAAAGATAAAATTTTTATTGGCAAAGGCGTAAAAGAAATGTTAGATGCCATTGAACTGTGTAAATCCATTAAAAAAGCAACGGAACAAACAGGAATTTCCTATCCAAAAGCCATTCGAATGATTCGGACTCTGGAAGAAGAACTGGGATTTCCTGTTGTTATTTCCGAAAAGGGCGGAAATGATCGGGGAGGAACACGTTTAACCGAAAAAGGCAAAGAAGTCCTTGAAACGTATCGAAGGATTGAGAAAGCCGTGGAAGATTATGCGGAAAATCTGATTGAACAGGAATTCCGTTTTTAA
- a CDS encoding Gfo/Idh/MocA family protein, producing MVGIIGTGVIAETHLKAYLALSDRCQVAALCDIFPEKAQSLKEKYGLDAAEVYGDYNEMLKRTDIDLVSVCTPPFTHLPVSIACMRAGKHVLVEKPMALSLEECDEMIEVQKETGTYLGVVCQNRFTKDNQILKTLIESKAAGRVLFGQVESFWYRGHSYYDLWWRGTWEKEGGGCIMNHGVHQIDLLNWIMGPPETITAVLTNAAHDNAETEDLSAAILTYKSGAVVTFAVNLVTHGQYQRLAFQCEKAGISSPCQITSSRSTDTGFPVDDPDAAAELEKVLEAIPESDRTKHEAQIERAIRFIENGENHPEDSADGRLALEVITAIYQSGFTKSTVRLPLDRNSLMYKKNGIIENGKNFLAAKQNAGSGNQEELN from the coding sequence ATGGTAGGTATCATCGGAACGGGCGTTATTGCTGAAACTCATCTTAAAGCATACCTTGCACTTTCGGACAGATGTCAGGTGGCTGCGCTTTGTGATATCTTTCCCGAGAAAGCGCAAAGTCTGAAAGAGAAGTATGGTCTGGATGCAGCGGAGGTCTATGGGGATTATAACGAGATGCTTAAAAGAACGGATATCGATCTTGTAAGTGTGTGCACCCCGCCGTTCACCCATTTGCCTGTTTCCATAGCATGTATGCGGGCAGGGAAGCATGTACTGGTGGAAAAGCCCATGGCCTTATCACTGGAGGAATGCGACGAAATGATAGAGGTCCAAAAGGAGACTGGTACTTATCTGGGAGTCGTATGCCAGAACCGTTTCACGAAAGATAATCAGATACTAAAGACACTGATAGAGAGTAAAGCTGCAGGCAGAGTGCTCTTTGGCCAGGTGGAGTCATTCTGGTACCGCGGCCACAGTTATTATGATCTTTGGTGGAGAGGCACCTGGGAGAAGGAGGGCGGAGGCTGTATCATGAATCACGGCGTACACCAGATAGACTTACTTAACTGGATCATGGGCCCTCCTGAGACTATAACGGCAGTTCTGACAAATGCTGCACATGATAATGCTGAGACAGAAGATCTGTCAGCTGCAATACTCACCTATAAAAGCGGAGCAGTAGTGACCTTTGCAGTAAACCTGGTGACTCATGGCCAGTATCAAAGACTTGCCTTCCAGTGTGAAAAAGCGGGTATCTCATCCCCCTGTCAGATCACGAGCAGCCGTTCTACTGACACAGGATTCCCCGTAGACGACCCGGATGCAGCAGCAGAGCTTGAGAAAGTACTGGAAGCAATTCCAGAGTCGGATAGGACGAAGCATGAGGCACAGATAGAGCGGGCGATCCGTTTTATAGAAAATGGTGAGAACCATCCGGAAGACAGTGCAGATGGCCGCCTGGCTCTTGAAGTTATTACGGCGATCTATCAATCCGGATTTACGAAATCTACGGTTCGTTTGCCTCTGGACAGGAATAGTCTTATGTATAAGAAAAACGGAATAATTGAAAACGGAAAGAATTTCCTCGCAGCGAAACAGAATGCTGGCAGCGGAAATCAGGAGGAACTGAATTGA
- a CDS encoding carbohydrate ABC transporter permease, whose amino-acid sequence MKRKKVKAGSIALTLLSAGLAVIFLAPVIWAFFVSLQYEGKQIISVGSWFTPPYTFRNYLDLIIGSDVAKWLLNSVIVAVLVTVLTVLFSAMAAYALAKIKFMGRNKLYIYFLLGLMVPGEATIVPLFITANGLKLIDTYAGLLFPSVAVSMNLIIMVTFFKGLPDSLIEAARIDGAGEIMIFARIIMPLSKTVISTISIFAFIGSWNNYLWPLLCAMDSSKFTLPVGIPIFAGTYTVDYVKPMTANMIASIPAIIIYLIFEKQIVQGITMSGVKG is encoded by the coding sequence ATGAAGCGTAAGAAAGTAAAAGCAGGGAGCATTGCGTTGACTCTTTTATCCGCAGGACTGGCCGTCATTTTTCTGGCACCTGTGATCTGGGCCTTTTTCGTATCCCTGCAGTATGAGGGAAAGCAGATCATAAGCGTGGGCAGCTGGTTTACGCCCCCCTATACATTTCGGAATTATCTGGACTTAATCATCGGTTCCGATGTTGCCAAGTGGCTGTTGAATTCTGTGATCGTTGCTGTGCTTGTTACAGTTTTAACAGTCCTGTTTTCCGCCATGGCAGCTTATGCTCTGGCAAAAATTAAATTTATGGGGAGAAATAAGCTGTATATTTACTTTTTGTTAGGACTCATGGTACCGGGGGAAGCGACTATTGTGCCGCTGTTTATTACTGCTAATGGATTAAAGCTGATTGATACATACGCAGGATTGCTTTTTCCATCCGTGGCAGTATCCATGAATCTGATTATCATGGTGACGTTTTTTAAGGGCCTTCCGGATTCCCTCATCGAAGCCGCAAGGATCGACGGAGCCGGAGAAATTATGATTTTTGCCCGGATCATCATGCCCCTATCAAAGACAGTGATTTCTACCATCAGCATTTTCGCATTTATCGGAAGCTGGAATAATTATCTGTGGCCTCTGCTCTGCGCCATGGACAGTAGTAAATTTACATTGCCTGTGGGTATTCCCATTTTTGCCGGAACTTATACCGTGGATTATGTGAAACCGATGACGGCTAATATGATCGCATCCATCCCTGCCATCATCATTTATCTTATATTTGAAAAACAGATCGTGCAGGGAATCACGATGTCCGGCGTTAAGGGATGA
- a CDS encoding GNAT family N-acetyltransferase codes for MVYYLDEEVLIRTMIETDPKVICKEEIAQGWQANEEKYLKRLADNAAGKSIALVAEYKGNVAGYINVYINALWGSFANMGYCEIVDFGVLEKYRCYGIGSKLMDAAEKIASEYSDTVYLGVGLHSGYGSAQRMYHKRGYIPDGKGVWYKDKIAEPHKTYCNDDDLNLYFSKKLR; via the coding sequence ATGGTTTATTACTTAGATGAAGAGGTTCTGATAAGAACAATGATTGAAACAGACCCTAAAGTTATTTGTAAGGAAGAAATAGCTCAAGGATGGCAGGCAAATGAAGAGAAGTATTTGAAGAGGTTAGCGGATAATGCTGCTGGTAAATCCATTGCCCTTGTTGCGGAATACAAAGGTAACGTTGCTGGATATATCAATGTATATATCAATGCTTTATGGGGCTCTTTTGCAAACATGGGCTATTGTGAAATTGTTGATTTTGGTGTATTAGAAAAATACCGTTGCTATGGAATAGGTTCTAAACTTATGGACGCTGCTGAAAAAATTGCTTCAGAATATTCGGATACCGTTTATCTTGGTGTAGGCTTACATAGCGGATATGGCAGTGCTCAAAGAATGTACCATAAGCGTGGTTACATACCCGATGGAAAAGGTGTATGGTATAAAGATAAAATAGCAGAACCGCATAAAACTTATTGCAACGATGATGACTTAAATCTATATTTCAGCAAAAAATTAAGATAG
- a CDS encoding zinc ribbon domain-containing protein has translation MAEVTMCQSCGLPFNKEHSHFIATEPDGSRSIYCTNCYKDGKFIEPDLTMEEMTEMLVPVLGRSIGEEEARKDITAVLPTLKRWKKS, from the coding sequence ATGGCGGAAGTGACAATGTGTCAAAGCTGTGGTTTACCTTTTAACAAAGAACACTCTCATTTCATTGCAACAGAGCCTGACGGAAGCAGAAGTATTTATTGCACGAATTGTTATAAAGACGGAAAATTTATTGAGCCTGATCTAACGATGGAAGAAATGACTGAGATGCTTGTACCTGTCTTAGGGAGATCCATAGGCGAGGAAGAAGCAAGAAAAGATATAACAGCTGTACTGCCAACTCTTAAACGTTGGAAGAAATCATAA
- a CDS encoding NAD-dependent epimerase/dehydratase family protein, with protein sequence MKKKALIIGGSGGLSGRLAALAKDEYEVWAVTRGQRPLGDGIHLLKADRNDTENFRKTILEADTNWDIVFDCICMNERHALQDLDVLPGITKRLVVISTDSVYDSLRKDTPQNEDGYFVEEKGEPEALTYAGNKRRMEHIFISNFNTSLAVTLFRPGHIYGPGFLIGCYPEHSRQKELPQLILDREPISLVGGGIYLTQPIFVDDLANSMLDCAERQGAFNRIFCIGGPKAVENRRYYEIIGQLLDRDLTIKEIPLTGYLEEHPEYSGHLCHRIYDLSALREAGVRLPDTPLETGLSLHLKSLGYL encoded by the coding sequence ATGAAGAAGAAAGCACTGATTATCGGAGGAAGCGGAGGCTTAAGCGGCCGTCTGGCTGCACTTGCAAAAGATGAATATGAAGTTTGGGCGGTTACCAGAGGACAACGGCCCTTAGGGGACGGGATCCATCTTTTAAAAGCCGACCGAAACGATACTGAAAATTTCCGGAAAACGATTTTAGAAGCGGATACAAACTGGGACATCGTCTTTGACTGCATTTGCATGAATGAAAGGCACGCCTTACAGGATTTAGATGTATTACCCGGGATAACGAAGCGCCTGGTCGTGATTTCCACGGATTCCGTGTATGATTCCTTAAGAAAAGATACGCCGCAGAACGAAGACGGATATTTCGTCGAGGAAAAAGGCGAACCCGAAGCACTCACCTATGCAGGCAACAAGCGCCGTATGGAACATATCTTTATCAGCAACTTCAACACCTCCTTAGCGGTTACATTATTCCGCCCCGGGCATATCTACGGTCCTGGTTTCCTCATAGGGTGTTATCCGGAGCATAGCAGACAGAAGGAATTGCCCCAGCTCATCCTGGACCGGGAACCCATATCTCTTGTTGGAGGCGGAATCTATCTGACGCAGCCCATATTTGTGGACGATCTGGCAAACTCCATGCTCGACTGCGCAGAAAGGCAAGGCGCTTTTAACCGTATTTTCTGTATCGGTGGACCAAAAGCAGTGGAAAACCGCAGATATTACGAGATTATTGGACAGCTGCTTGACAGGGACTTGACTATAAAGGAGATCCCGCTGACTGGATACCTTGAAGAACACCCGGAGTACAGCGGCCATCTGTGCCATCGGATCTATGATCTGTCTGCCCTGCGGGAGGCGGGAGTACGGCTGCCTGATACACCCCTTGAGACAGGATTAAGCTTACACTTAAAATCACTCGGTTATCTTTAA
- a CDS encoding 2-hydroxyacid dehydrogenase: MNIVLLESLGIPDSLLNEYAKPLTEAGHCFTSYPKDTDPEVQIQRAKLADVIMIANMPLSGQVISACEHLKFIDVAFTGVDHVDLEAAKTKGIKVSNAAGYSTEAVAELTICLMLSLLRNVPQVEARCREGKTKDGLVGCEIMGKTVGIIGAGAIGTRTAELCSAFGCKVLGYKRHLTGDEPSFIEFVSLEELLSRSDIVSLHCPLNDESRHLINRETIAKMKKGAYLINAARGPVVDSEALAEALNNGYLSGAGIDVFETEPPLDQDHPLFKSKNTIVTPHVAFASAQSMDTRAKIVFDNIKNWMEGCQSNIIL; the protein is encoded by the coding sequence ATGAATATCGTATTATTAGAATCCCTGGGCATTCCGGACAGCCTTTTGAATGAATACGCAAAACCGCTGACGGAAGCCGGCCACTGCTTCACCTCTTATCCGAAGGATACGGACCCTGAAGTCCAGATCCAACGGGCCAAACTGGCAGATGTCATCATGATTGCCAACATGCCTCTTTCCGGGCAGGTAATATCTGCCTGTGAGCATTTAAAATTCATAGATGTTGCATTTACAGGGGTTGATCACGTAGACCTGGAAGCAGCAAAAACAAAAGGGATCAAAGTTAGCAATGCAGCCGGATACTCTACCGAGGCCGTTGCAGAGCTTACGATCTGCCTCATGCTCTCCCTGCTTCGCAATGTTCCCCAGGTGGAAGCCCGGTGCAGAGAGGGGAAAACCAAAGATGGCCTGGTAGGCTGTGAAATCATGGGTAAAACCGTAGGTATCATAGGTGCCGGCGCTATCGGTACAAGAACTGCAGAACTCTGTTCCGCCTTTGGCTGTAAGGTTCTGGGATACAAACGGCACCTGACTGGAGACGAGCCTTCATTTATTGAATTCGTATCCCTTGAGGAGTTATTATCCCGTTCTGACATTGTAAGCCTCCATTGTCCTTTAAACGATGAATCCCGCCATTTAATAAACCGGGAAACCATTGCAAAAATGAAAAAGGGCGCATACTTAATCAATGCCGCAAGAGGGCCTGTAGTAGATTCTGAAGCCTTGGCTGAAGCGTTAAATAACGGTTACCTTTCCGGTGCTGGAATCGATGTCTTTGAAACTGAACCTCCCCTTGATCAGGATCATCCACTTTTTAAAAGCAAGAATACCATCGTTACCCCACACGTGGCATTTGCCTCAGCACAGTCCATGGATACCAGGGCAAAAATTGTCTTTGATAACATCAAAAACTGGATGGAAGGCTGTCAGTCTAATATCATTCTTTAA
- a CDS encoding alpha/beta-type small acid-soluble spore protein, whose protein sequence is MPNRNVIPEAREALDRFKYEIAEETGFPIKSNDYSKMTSYQYGYMVKKMIEEQEKQIIERS, encoded by the coding sequence ATGCCAAACAGAAATGTAATTCCGGAAGCAAGGGAGGCTCTTGACCGGTTTAAGTATGAAATCGCCGAAGAAACCGGCTTCCCTATAAAAAGCAATGATTATAGCAAAATGACATCTTATCAATATGGTTATATGGTTAAAAAGATGATTGAAGAGCAGGAAAAACAGATAATAGAAAGATCTTAA
- a CDS encoding glycoside hydrolase family 2 protein, with product MLCYQKDYPRPQFVRRDWINLNGAWDFDFDDDNKGEAKCWYEGFHTEKEICVPFTYETKKSKIHDEGVHHYVWYGRRFQAEKEKLSGNKLFLHFEGSDFLTKVWINGQLAGMHEGGYSRFSFDITNLVKDGENLVVVKAEDHMDPQQPRGKQRWVSENFGCWYVQTTGIWKTVWMEYVPDISLSSVKMTPNIQSGGLELEYTVDCPNPLDGRRLEVEAAVSFGGRFVIKTLTGIGKNPTKTFIDLEAAEADNPWGICTWTPAEPRLYDICFRTLYDGEVCDEVGSYFGMREIRIDGPNILLNGAPLYQRLILDQGYWEETHLTPPDEEALIEDIDKIHALGYNGLRKHQKIEDERFLYWCDVKGMLVWSEAPAAYVYSDRAVELFAREWLDIVKQNYNHPSIITWTPLNESWGIPRVETNRSEQHFTEGIYHLTKSIDKYRPVIVNDGWEHTVSDIITLHDYEEKGEVLKKRYTEYKDEILAAEVYHSTSKSAFANGFSYKGQPVMISEFGGIAFDNDKEGWGYGNKVNTKEEFLNRFESITTAIKEIPYVCGYCYTQVTDVQQEVNGLMDIRRNFKVDPEKIKEINEKRVAYWRDELR from the coding sequence ATGCTATGCTATCAAAAAGACTATCCAAGACCACAGTTTGTCCGTAGGGACTGGATCAATTTAAACGGTGCTTGGGACTTCGATTTTGATGATGACAATAAAGGAGAAGCTAAGTGCTGGTATGAGGGTTTCCATACGGAAAAGGAGATATGCGTACCCTTTACTTATGAAACAAAGAAAAGTAAGATCCATGACGAAGGGGTACACCACTATGTGTGGTATGGCCGCAGATTCCAGGCGGAAAAAGAAAAATTATCAGGAAATAAGCTGTTTCTACATTTCGAGGGAAGTGACTTCCTGACGAAGGTATGGATCAATGGGCAATTGGCCGGTATGCATGAAGGCGGATATTCCCGTTTTTCCTTTGATATCACAAACCTTGTAAAGGATGGAGAAAACCTTGTAGTCGTAAAAGCCGAGGATCATATGGATCCCCAGCAGCCTAGGGGAAAACAGCGTTGGGTTTCTGAAAATTTTGGCTGCTGGTATGTGCAGACGACAGGAATCTGGAAAACTGTATGGATGGAGTATGTACCGGACATCAGCTTAAGCTCGGTAAAAATGACGCCCAATATACAGTCAGGCGGGCTTGAGCTGGAATATACCGTGGACTGTCCAAATCCCCTTGACGGGAGAAGGCTGGAGGTAGAGGCAGCTGTCAGTTTTGGTGGCAGGTTTGTGATAAAGACGCTGACCGGCATAGGGAAAAATCCCACAAAGACTTTCATTGACCTGGAAGCAGCCGAGGCAGATAACCCATGGGGGATATGTACATGGACCCCGGCAGAGCCCCGGCTTTATGATATCTGCTTCCGTACCCTTTATGATGGAGAGGTCTGTGACGAGGTTGGCTCCTATTTTGGAATGCGTGAGATCCGGATCGATGGTCCAAACATTCTTTTAAACGGGGCACCATTATATCAGAGACTGATTCTTGATCAGGGGTATTGGGAAGAAACCCATTTGACACCGCCGGATGAGGAAGCGCTGATCGAAGATATTGATAAAATTCATGCGCTGGGGTACAACGGTTTGAGGAAGCATCAGAAGATAGAGGATGAAAGGTTTCTTTACTGGTGTGACGTTAAAGGGATGCTGGTCTGGAGTGAGGCACCTGCCGCTTATGTTTATTCCGACCGCGCAGTGGAACTGTTTGCGAGGGAATGGCTTGATATTGTAAAACAGAATTATAATCATCCGTCCATTATTACATGGACTCCGTTAAATGAATCCTGGGGGATTCCCCGGGTCGAGACGAACAGGAGTGAGCAGCATTTTACCGAAGGGATTTATCACTTGACAAAAAGCATCGACAAATATCGTCCGGTAATTGTAAATGATGGCTGGGAGCATACGGTTTCCGATATCATCACCCTGCATGACTACGAGGAGAAGGGGGAGGTGCTCAAGAAGCGTTATACAGAATACAAGGATGAGATTTTGGCGGCAGAGGTTTACCACTCCACATCTAAATCAGCTTTTGCCAATGGCTTTTCTTACAAGGGCCAGCCGGTGATGATCAGTGAGTTTGGCGGCATCGCGTTTGACAACGACAAAGAGGGCTGGGGGTATGGGAACAAGGTCAATACAAAAGAGGAGTTTTTAAATAGGTTTGAGAGTATTACGACTGCCATTAAGGAGATCCCCTATGTATGCGGCTATTGCTACACCCAGGTTACGGATGTGCAGCAGGAAGTCAATGGATTAATGGATATCAGGAGAAACTTTAAAGTGGATCCTGAGAAGATAAAGGAAATTAATGAGAAGAGAGTGGCATATTGGAGAGATGAACTCCGGTAG